The region TTTCAGTAGTAGCCAGCTGGTTTTGTGCATCTTCTCGAAAAACGCTTTCGACTTCCCCGCCACCAGCAGCGTTTGCCGGTCGGGATAGTACACGACACTCACCTGCGGATCATCGCCGAAAGCTTCTTTAGCTACCGATGCCGCGATAAGTAAATAGCTATTTTTCAGATTGATCATCAACCATTAACCAACAATGATTCCTCAATTAAGGCAACAACGCGGTCACCGGCGGCTTTTACGGCATCGGACAGGCTGACTTCCAGCTTCGTATTATCGACCGCAATCAGATAGACCTGTACATCGTCGGGATAGTCGTTGAGCAGAATCTTCCGGGCGTACGACAGTGCCTGGTTCCATTTCAGACTATGGAGAAACACCATCGGATCGTCTTCAATGGCGGCTTCCACCTCGTGAGCGGGCAGTTTGTAAAGTGTACCAGGTTCTTCGCCCGTATTAACTACCGCATCGACGATCAGAATCCGCCCGTGACCCCGCAGCTGAAACAGTACTTCGAAGGCCGATGTACCCATATCGAACAGACCAATATCGGGCTGCTCACCCAGTGATTCCCGGAGCCGGTCGATCACGTAACAACCCACGCCGTCGTCAGAACGAACCGGATTGCCGAAACCCATAATGGCAGTTTTTTTCATGAGAATGAGTGAATGAGTGAATGTAGAATGAGTGAATGGTTTCCATACCTATTCACTCATTCTACATTCACTCATTCATAATTTAAATTTGGCCAGTTGCTCACCCGATTTGCCGTCGTGGGCGTGGACGGTACAAACCAGACAGGAATCGAATGAACGGGCTACCATACCCACTTCGACGGGGTCGTGCGGGTCCTCGATTTCGGTGCCTTCGAGAGCCGCTTCGATTGGGCCGGGGTTGCCCCGATCGTCGTTGGGTCCTACGTTCCAGGTTGTAGGAGCCATGACCTGGTAGTTTTTAATAACGCCGTTCTCAATTTCAATCCAGTGGGCAAGCGCCCCACGGGCCGCTTCGGTAGCGCCGAACCCTTTGCCGTCGCGCTCCTCCGGTTTGATATAGAACTCGCTGTTGAGGTCGATCTGCCGGAGCCACTCATCAATTTGGGTGTACAGGCGGGCCGCTTCGTGAACACGGGCTAACGTTCGCGTAAATACGTTAGCGCCCATTTTGTCCAGCACATCGCCAAACAGCGGATCGTAGACCTGATGCGGCAGCAGATTATCCGGATTGGCGTTCATGATCACGCGGGCCAGCGGTCCGGCTTCGGCCGCCATATCCATGTAACGGGGTGCTTTTGACCAGCTATATTTCTCATTGAAATTCGAATCGTGCAGCGTGTGCGACTGCAGGGGCGTTGGCATAGGCTCGTCCCAGGGGTGAGCCGCCGGCACATCCTTATACCAGGCATGGCCCACGTGTTCTTTAATGCTCAGGTGATCGAAAACGTGATACTTGCTGCCATCGAAGAAGCCACTTCGGCTAATCAGTGCGGCATTGCGGCCTTCTACGGTTGGTTTCTGGTAATGGTCTTTGTGCAGATACGTTC is a window of Spirosoma linguale DSM 74 DNA encoding:
- a CDS encoding hydrogenase maturation protease (TIGRFAM: hydrogenase maturation protease~PFAM: peptidase M52 hydrogen uptake protein~KEGG: msl:Msil_3760 hydrogenase maturation protease), with amino-acid sequence MKKTAIMGFGNPVRSDDGVGCYVIDRLRESLGEQPDIGLFDMGTSAFEVLFQLRGHGRILIVDAVVNTGEEPGTLYKLPAHEVEAAIEDDPMVFLHSLKWNQALSYARKILLNDYPDDVQVYLIAVDNTKLEVSLSDAVKAAGDRVVALIEESLLVNG
- a CDS encoding nickel-dependent hydrogenase large subunit (PFAM: nickel-dependent hydrogenase large subunit~KEGG: msl:Msil_3763 nickel-dependent hydrogenase large subunit); its protein translation is MATQKELNISPVGRVEGDLDVKVYMEDGVVTRAHTQAAMFRGFEKIMEGKDPQAGLIVTPRICGICGGSHLYCASSALDTAWKTTLPPNALLLRAIGQATETIQSIPRWFYAIFATDMANKKFANKPLYDEVVKRFAAYVGTSFQRGVTASGRPVEVYALFGGQWPHSSYMVPGGVMCAPTLKDITRAHAIMNQFRKDWLETLWLGCSIERYMQIKTWDDLMAWVEENDSQRNSDLGLFIRASLEFGLHKFGQGVGKFVAYGTYLHKDHYQKPTVEGRNAALISRSGFFDGSKYHVFDHLSIKEHVGHAWYKDVPAAHPWDEPMPTPLQSHTLHDSNFNEKYSWSKAPRYMDMAAEAGPLARVIMNANPDNLLPHQVYDPLFGDVLDKMGANVFTRTLARVHEAARLYTQIDEWLRQIDLNSEFYIKPEERDGKGFGATEAARGALAHWIEIENGVIKNYQVMAPTTWNVGPNDDRGNPGPIEAALEGTEIEDPHDPVEVGMVARSFDSCLVCTVHAHDGKSGEQLAKFKL